Genomic window (Bosea sp. (in: a-proteobacteria)):
TCGCCAGCCACGATCTCGATATCAGAGGCGCCGGCAACCTGCTTGGCGACGAGCAGTCCGGCCATATCAAGGAGGTCGGCTACGAGCTCTACCAGCAGATGCTGGAGGAGGCGGTGGCGGCGCTGAAGGCCGGCATCGAGTTCGAGACCGAGACGCAATGGTCGCCGTCGATCCAGGTCGGCGCGCCGGTGATGATCCCGGAGCATTACGTCGCCGACCTGACGTTGAGGCTGACGCTCTACAAGCGCCTCTCGACCATGGACGACAACGCCGAGCTGCAATCCTTCGGCGCCGAACTCGTCGATCGTTTCGGCCCGCTGCCCGAGGAGGTCGACCAGCTCCTGGAGATCGTCGCGATCAAGGCCCTGTGCAAGCGCGCCAATGTCGAGAAGGTCGAGGCCGGGCCGAAGGGCATCATCGTCGCTTTCCGCGGCAACGAATTCGCCAATCCGGAGGGGCTCGTCTCTTACGTCGCCAGGCAGGGCACGCTGGCCAAGGTGCGCCCCGACATGCGCGTCGTCTTCATCGACGATTTCGCCACGGTCGACGAGCGGCTCAAGGCGACACGCCGGCTTCTGACCGATCTCGCCCGCATCGCGGAGCGGAAGAAGGCCGCTTGAGCGGCCTTCGCGTCCACCTCGTCGTCATTGCGAGCGCAGCGACGGTGGAGCAGGGTCGAAAGCCGCGAGGATATGATTCGCATAAGCTATATTATGGAACTTATTCTGATGGGAACGTCCGCCGGGATCTCTGCGCTTCAGCCCGGAACCGACACCGTCATGCCGTCGAACGCGATATCCGCAATTCCCGCCAAGCGACTGGTCAGGCTGGCATAATCCAGATCGACATGGAGATTGGTCAGGATCGCGCGCCGCGGCCTCAGCTTGGCGATCGCCTCCAGCGATTGCGCCAGATGGAAATGGCTCGGATGCGGCGTCTCGCGCAGGCAGTCGAGGATCAGGACATCGAGATCGGCCATCGCCTCCATCGCGGCCGGCGGGATCAGGCTGACATCCGGCAGATAGGCCAGGTCGCCGAAGCGGAAGCCCAGCGCCTCGTAGTTCGGCCCGTGCTCGACCCGGAACGGCAGCGCCGTGACCGGCCCGCCGGCGCCGTCGATGGTCTGCTGCCGGCCGGCCGTGATCTGGTCGAGATCGAGGATCGGCGGATAATAGCTGCCGGGCGGCGTCTCGAAGAGATAGCCGAAGCGCGCGCGCAGCGAAGCCTCGGTCGGGGTATCGGCATAGATGCGGATGCGCTGGCGCATGTGCAGCACGAGCGCCCGCAGATCGTCGATGCCATGGGTATGGTCGGCGTGGCTATGCGTCATCAGCACGCCGTCGAGCGCCGGCACCGCGGCCGCCAGAAGCTGCTCACGCAGATCCGGCGAGGTATCGACCAGAACCCGCGTCGTGCCGTCCGGGCCGGAGCGCTCGACCAGGATCGAGCAGCGCCGGCGCCGGTTCTTCGGCTCGTGCGGATCGCAGGCGCCCCAGCCGGAGCCCGGCCGCGGCACGCCGCCGGACGATCCGCAGCCGAGGATGGTGACGGTCAGCGTCATCGGTCGGCTCAAGCCACCTGCGCGACCGGCGCGGCGTGGTCCATCTTCCAGTAGCAGCGCTTGGCGTTCTCGGTGGTGATCCGCGCGGCCTCATCGAAAGAGACGCCGATCGCATCGGCCAGAACCTTAGCCGTTTCAACGACATAGGCCGGCTGGTTGCGCTTGCCTCTGAACGGAACCGGCGCGAGATAAGGCGCATCCGTCTCGACCAGAAGGCGCTCGCGCGGCACCATCCGGGCGATCCGGCGCAAATCCTCCGAGGTCCTGAAGGTCAGGATGCCGGAGAAGGAGACGTAGAAGCCGAACTCGACGCCGGCCAAGGCGAGCGCTTCGCCGGCGGTGAAGCAGTGCAGGATGGCCGGGAAGGCGCCCTTCCCCGTCTCCTCGCGCAGGATCGCGATCATGTCGTCATCGGCCTCGCGGGCATGGATGACGAGCGGCAGCCGCGTCATCCGCGCCGCGGCGATATGGCTCCTGAGTCCCTGCGCCTGCGCTTCGCGCGGGCTGGAATCGTAATGGTAGTCGAGCCCGGCTTCGCCGATGGCGACGCAGCGCGGATGGCGCGCGAGCTCGGCGAGCCGCTCGGGCGTGACGTCGAGCTCCTCATGCGCCTGATGCGGATGCGTGCCGACCGAGAACCAGACCGAGGCAAAGCGCTCCGCGATCGCCGCGTAGTCGGCGAAGCGGGCGACGCGGGTCGAGATCGTCACCATCCGGCCGACCCCGGCCTCCTCCGCCCGCGCGACATAGGCCGGCAGTTCCTCGGCGAAGTCCGGGTAGTCGAGATGGCAATGCGTATCGATCAGCATCACGCCGCCTGGCCGTCCTCGGGCTCGACATAGCGCGGGAAGATCGCGCTCGGCGCCGGCAGGACCGTGCCGCTGACGAGCCGATGCGCCGGGCCGAGCGAGGCGAAGCCGCGCGCCTCGGGCGCGACGCCGAGGAGATCGAGTAGCTTGCCGGCGGCCTGCGGCATCACCGGCTGGACCAGGATCGCGATCTCGCGCAGCACCTCGATCGTGACGTAGAGCACGGTGTCGCGGCGGGCCGGGTCGGTCTTGCTCAGGCGCCAGGGCTCGTTGCCGGCGAAATAGCGGTTCGCCTCCGCCACCACGGCCCAGAGATCGGCCAGAACGGTATGAAGGGCGAAATCCTTCATCGCCGCGCGCGCCTTGGCGAGCGCCGCGTCGGCCATGGCGAGCATGGCTTCGTCGGCCTCGGTCAGCGTTCCGCAAGGCGGCACCCTGCCCTCGCAGTTCTTGGCGATCATCGTGAGCGAGCGCTGCGCCAGATTGCCGAGGTCGTTGGCGAGGTCGGCATTGATGCGCCCGACGATGGCCTCGTGGCTGTAGTTGCCGTCCTGGCCGAAGGAGACCTCGCGCAGGAAGAAATAGCGCAGCTGGTCGACGCCATAGAGATCGGCGAGATCGAACGGATCGACGACGTTGCCGACCGACTTCGACATCTTGGCGCCCTTGTTCAGCAGGAAGCCGTGGCCGAAGACGCGCTTCGGCAGCGGCAGCCCGGCCGACATCAGAAAGGCCGGCCAATAGACCGCGTGGAAGCGCACGATGTCCTTGCCGATGATGTGGACGTCCGCCGGCCAGTAATGCGCGCGCGGGCTGGCCGGATCGGGGAAGCCCGTCCCGGTGACGTAATTGTTCAGCGCATCGACCCAGACATACATGACGTGCTTCGGGTCGCCCGGCACGGGCAGGCCCCAGTCGAAGGTCGTGCGGCTGATCGAGAGGTCCTCGAGCCCGCTCTTGACGAAGGAGACGACCTCGTTCCGGCGCGTTTCCGGCGAGATGAAGTCCGGCACCTCCTCATAGAGCTTCAGCAGCCGGTCCTGATAGGATTTGAGCTTGAAGAAATAGCTCTCCTCCTCGACCCATTCGACCGGCGTCCCCTGCCCGCCGAGCCGCGTGCCGTCGGGCTGGAGGGTGGTCTCCTCCTCGCCGTAGAAGGCTTCGTCGCGCACCGAGTACCAGCCGGAATATTTGGCGAGGTAGATGTCGCCATTGGCCTCCATCCGCCGCCAGAGCTCCTGGGTCGAGGGCAGATGGTCGGCATCGGTGGTGCGGATGAAGCGGTCGAAGGAGCAGCCGAGGCGCTGCTCCATTTCCTGGAAGCGCGCCGCGATCTTGTCGACGAACGCCTTAGGCGAGAGGCCGTTCTGCGCTGCCGTGCGCGCCACCTTCTGGCCGTGCTCGTCGGTGCCGGTCATGGCGAGGACGTCGTAGCCGTCGAGGCGCTTGAAGCGCGCGATCGCGTCCGACGCCACCATCTCATAGGCGTGGCCGATATGCGGCGGGCCATTGGTGTAATGGATCGCGGTCGTCAGATAGAATTTCGGGGCCGTGGCCATCGTCCGTCCGCAAGCTTCGCTTCACGCTGCGCGCGAGCGGGAAACCGCAGACGACAGATCATGAAACAGGGTCATCACCAGCGGCCGGCGGTCGAGATTATAGGTCTCGGCCTCGCGCGCCGCAGCCCTGAGCTTTTCCCATACCTCCGCCAGCGGTGCAAGGCGCCCCGGCCCGCCCGCGGCATGGGCGTGGAGGTGGTCGGAAATCCAGCCCTGCACCGTCTCGATCATCACCGTAAAGTCGCGTTCGCCCGCCTTGCCGGCGACATCCTCGGCGAGCGCAATGAGGGCGGAAAGGTCGATCTGCGGCAGCGCGTCGAGCCGCGCCCTCACCGCCTCGACCAGCGCCAGCGTCTGCGGATCGACATAGGTCAAGGCCCGCCGCACCGAGCCTTCGGACAGCCTTGCGGCCTGCGCCAGCGCCGAACCGTCGAAGGGCATCCCCATGCGCTCCAGCGCCAGCCGGCCAGCCTGCGCGACATCGGCCTCGGCCAGCGGCTCGAAGGTCATGAGCCGGCAGCGCGAGCGGATCGTCGGCAGCATCCGCCCCGGCGCATGGGCGACGATCAGGAACAGCGCCCGCGGCGGCGGCTCCTCCAGGAGCTTCAAAAGCGCATTGGCGGCCGGACGATCCATGTCCTCGGCCGAGTCGACGATGCAGACGCGCCAGCCGCCCTCCGCCGCGCTCGCGCCGAAGCGGTCGATCACCCGCCTGACGGCGTCGACGGGGATGTTGCTGGTATAGCCCTTGCCGTCCTGCTTCGGAATCCGGCGCAGCACATGCAGGTCCGGATGCGATTGCGCCATCACCCGCCGCACCGCCGGGTCGGCTTCCGGCATGGCGAGGTCGGCGCTCCTTGCCGCGCGCGCCTGCGGATCGCCACCGGCGAGCAGGAAGCGCGCCGCACGATAGGCGAAGCTCGCCTTGCCGATGCCCTCCGGCCCGCCGAGCAGCCAGGCATGGTGCATGCGGCCGGACGTCAGCGCCTCGAGGAAGATGCGCTCACGCGCGGCATGGCCGACGAGGGCGAGCGTCTCGCGCGGATGCGGCGCGCTCGGCAGCCGGTCGGGTTCGTCGCTGGTCTCTCGCATCACGGTTCCGGATCGACGGGAAGGCGCTCGCGCAGGACGCGCCATGCGGCCTCGGCGAGCGCCTCGGGCGGCTGCGTCGCGTCGAGCACGACGCAGCGCTGCGGTTCCGCCTGGGCGATAGCGAGATAGGCTTGGCGCAGATTGCGGTGGAAGGCCAGCGTCTCGCCCTCGAAGCGGTCGGCCGCCTCCCCCGGCCGGCGCCGGCCGGCGGCGCGGGCAAGGCCGATCTGAGGATCGAGATCGAGGATCAGCGTCAGCTCCGGCATCAACCCCGAAACCGTCACGGCCTCGAGCGCGGCCAGGAGCGCGCGATCGAGCTTGCCCAGCACGCCCTGATAGACCCGCGTCGAATCGATGAAGCGATCGCAGATCACCCATTCGCCGCGCTCCAGCGCCGGGCGGATCAGGCTATCGATATGGTCGATCCGGGCGGCCGAGAACATCAGCGCTTCCGCGAAGGGCCCGAAATCGCGCACCTGCCCCGCCAGGATTGTCCCGCGGATCGCCTCGGCCTTGGGCGAGCCACCGGGCTCGCGCGTCGTCCTGGCCGTGATGCCGGCTGCGCTGAGCCGCTCGCTGAGCGCGCGCGCCAGCGTCGACTTGCCGGCCCCCTCCCCGCCTTCGAGCGTGATAAAACGGCCCTTGCCCATGATCGCGCCGCTCAGCTCCGGCTCAGCGCCTTGCGGACCCAGCCGGTCGCCGCCTCGATGAGCGCATCCAGCGCCCGGCTCTGCAGGCTGCCGGCCTGCACGCTCTCGGCCGCGTAGAGCGGGATATCCAGCGTCTTGACCTCGCCGCGCGTCACCACGAGGCGCGCCACCTCCGCCCCTTCCTCGACCGGCACCGAAAGCGGCCCGCGATAGACGATCCGGGCCGCCAGCCGCTCGCTGCCGCCGCGCGGCATCAGCAGGCTGACCGCACCTTTGCTGCGCAAAGCGACCCGGCCCTTCTCGCCGCCATAGACGCTGGCCTCGCCCACGGTCTCGCCGGCGGCGAAGAGTTCGCGCCGCTCGAAGGCGCGAAACCCCCATTCGATGAGCTTGCGCGCCTCGTTCGCCCGCTCGCGCGCGGTCTTGAGCCCGTTGACCACCACGATCAGCCGCTGGCCGTTCTGCACGGCGGAGCCGACCAGGCCGAAGCCGGATTCGTCGATATTGCCGGTCTTCAGCCCATCGGCGCCGATATCCATCATCAAGAGCGGGTTGCGGTTCTGCTGGCGGATCTTGTTCCAGGTGAATTCGCGCTGCCCGAAGATCCTGTAGAGTTCGGGGTAGGTCTTGATGATGTGGTCGGCGAGCAGGGCGAGCTCGCGGGCCGTCACCCGCTGCTGCGGATCGGCCATGCCGGTCGCGTTGCGGAAGCTGGATTTCGGCAGGCCGAGCGCCCTCACCCGCTCCGTCATCACCCGGCCGAAGGTCGCCTCGTCGCCGGCGATCGCCTCCGCCAGCGCGATCGCCGCATCGTTGCCCGACTGGACGATGATACCCTGCAAGAGGTCGGACAGCTTGATCCGGCTGTTGAGGACGGCGAACATCGTCGAGCCGCCGGAAGGGGCGCCGCCCTTGCGCCAGGCGTTCTCGGAGATGCTGATCTCGCTGTCGAGCGTCAGCCGCCCGGAGGCGAGATCCTGAAAGGCGACGAGCACGGTCGCGAGCTTGGCCATGCTCGCCGGCGCCATCAGCGTGTCGGCCGCCTTCTCGTAGAGCACCGTCCCGCTTTCCGAATCGAGCAGCACCGCGAACGGTGCCTGCGACTGGAAGCCTTGCGCCAGCACGGCGGGAACGAAGCAGAAAAGCCCGAGCGCCAGAGCCAAGCCGGCCGCCAGCCGTCGGATCGCGGGCGCCGCACTCTGTCGCTGACGGGAAAAGGCGTTCATGCCCCGATGTGAAGCAGAGCGCCCGCCATCAGGTCAAGCCGGGCGCTTCTCAGTTGCGGGCGAGCGGCTGCAAGGGCTGCGGCGCGAGCCTGTTGAGCGGATGCGTCTTGGCAAGGCGCCCGGCCGCCCCTTTCTCCGGGGCGGCGAACAGGCTCGCCAGATTGGCCCGCGGCGGCGGCAGGGTCGTGCGCAGCGTCGCGGGCATCACGACGGGCCTGGCCGCGCCGGCGATCGTATCGAGATCGAACGGCCGGTTCGGCGGCAGCGGCGCGGTGCGCAGGCTGGGGCCTTCGACCGGCGTCGAGACGGCGGAGGCGAGCGTCGCGACGACCGGGGCGGAGGGCGTGATCGTCCGCGGCTGCGGCGGGGCATAGGCCTGCACGACCGGCGTGGCGACGGGCGCCGGTTCGGCTGCCGGCGGCGCATCGAGGTCGACGCTGCGCGTGCGGGTGGTGGCGACCGGCTCGGCGCTGGCGACCATGGTCCGGGCGCTGGTGCCCGGGATCGGCGCGGGCGTGCCGTCGGTGCGTAGCGTGGCGAGGAGGAGCTTGTCGTCGGAGCCGGCGAGCGAGGCCTGGCCGAGATATTCCATCTTGATGCGCGCCGTGCCGAGATGGCGGAAGGCGAGCGCGTCGGCGGTGGCCTGGGAGAGGTCCATCATGCGCCCGCCATGGAAGGGGCCGCGATCGTTGACGCGCACGATGATCGAGCGGCTGTTCATCAGGTTGGTGACGCGCGCATAGGCCGGCAGCGGCATGGTCGGATGCGCGGCCGAGACGCTGTGGCGGTCGTAGATCTCGCCATTGGCCGTCCGGCGGCCGTGGAAAGCCTCGCCATACCAGGAGGCGGTGCCGACCTGCGCATAGCCGACCGGCTTCTCGAACGGGACATAGCGCTTGCCGGCGACGGAATAGGCCTTGCCGATCAGCTGACGGCCGCCGCCCTTCGGCACGTCCTCGCCTTCCGCGACCACGCGCGGGCTGGCGGTACCGTATTTCGCCTGCGGGAAGGCGCCGATCTCCTTGGAGCGGCGCCCGGCGACCTGGTTTCCGGCGCAGTTGGCGGCGAACAGGCCGGCGAGGACGACGCATCCGAGACGGGCGACGGTGGGAACGCAGGAGGACGCCGGCATCGGCCCTGACATCATGGAGGCAATCTCCCTGGCCGAAAGGCTAGCGTCTCGCATCATTCTGCCGTTCCGCTTCGCTGCGCCGAAAACACGTCTTCCGGCTCGGCCGCCACAGGCGGCATAGCCGAGTTTTCAGCCAATTCCTTTAAGGGATCGTTAAGTCGCGGGGCTCCGCCGGAAAGCGGGCCGCCGAACGGCCATCCCTGCGCCCTGGGGCGGCCACAGGAGCGTTCGAAACGGGGCACATGTCAACCTGGAGCGGCCCCGGCTGCGATTTTCCTGTGCGGCGTGACCTCGAGGACACGGTTTCGAGCCCCTGCCACCGCTCGACGCCGGGTTCAGGTTCCGCTTGCAAATCGGCTTCCTGACCGGCATTGAACGGCCGCGCGGAAGGGTGGCCGAGTGGTTTAAGGCAGCGGTCTTGAAAACCGCCGTGGGTGCAAGCCCACCGTGGGTTCGAATCCCACCCCTTCCGCCACCTCGGTATAAAACCGGGAACGCCGATTTCCGCCGTTTTCCCTCCCTTAGTGGCTACCAGCGTCCTCAACAGGGTGCTTTTGCTGCCTTTGATGTAGATTGCGTCGTCCGCGACCTCGACGTGCTGGGCGAAGGCCCGGACGTGTTCCCGCCGATAGCCGCCCTTTCCAAGCCGGAGTCGGGTGCGGGCTTCACTCGCCAGTTCCCGCACGGCTGCCCCTGTGAGGCCCTGATGGGCCGAGCTTTTCAGCATGGCCTCGGTTCTTTCGGCGTCGGCGCGTGCCTGATCCCGTAGCGCGGTAAGGCCCGCTATCCGCTCGCCGAGGGCGGCTTCGGCCGGGTCGAGCGAACCAGCCTCGATAGCGTCGTAAAGCCGCTTGAGGCGCATGTCGGCCTCGGCCGCGCGCTGGTTCAGCTCTGCAATGTGCTGGCTGCGCCGCTCGACGCTCTCCTGCCGGCGGTCGAGCAGCGAGGCGAGCACATCTTCGATCCTCTCGGGGTCCAGCACCCTTTCCTCGATATGGCTGACCACTATGCGATCGAGCTTGTCCATGGGGATCGCGCGGCCTTTGCAGCCGGTCTCGCCCTGCCGCGCCCGGATCGAGCAGGCATAATAGCGATAACGGCCGTTCTTGCCGGTGCGCAGCGTCATCGCACCTCCGCAATTGCCGCAATGGCAAATGCCGGTCAGCAGATTTGGGCCGCTGACCACGCGCGGCGGCGTCACCTTCGGATTATTGACCTGCAAGCGCCTCTGCACCGCCTCGAAGGTCTCAAGGTCGATCAGCGGTGGCACCGCGACGGTGACGATTTCCTCCTCGGGCTTCACGTCACCCTTTTTGGAACGGCGATTGAACCGATGCTCGCCGATATAGGTGCGCCGGGTCAGGATACGGTGGAGCTGGCCGATGCCCCAACGCCCGCCGCTGCGGGTGAACATGTGGTTCCTGTTGAGGTAGCTGACGATGTTCTTGACGCCCATGGGGCCGGACGTGCCGTCGCCTTCCGTTGCAAGGCGGAAGATCAGCCGCACGGTGTCGGCGTGCAGCGGGTCGATTTCCAGCTTCTTCTTCATCTTCGCGCCGCGCTGCTCGGCATCGACGACGCGGTAGCCGATGGGCGGAAGCGAACCGTTCCAGAAGCCTTGGCGGGCGTTCTCCTTCAAGGCGCGCAGGACGTGCTTGGCGTTCTCCTTCGACTGGTATTCGTCGAACAGCGCCATGATCTGCCGCATCATGACGTGCATGGGGTCGTCGCCCATTTCCTGTGTGATGGACACCAGCCGGACGCCATTCTTGGCGAGCTTCCTGACGTTGAACTCCAGCTCGAAGTGATCGCGGAAGAAACGCGAGAAGCTGTGAACCACCACCAGGTCGAACGGCGCGGGCTTGCTGGTGCCGGCCTCGATCATCCGTTGGAACTCGGGGCGACGGTCGTTGGTCGCCGATGCTCCGGCCTCGACGAAGGTTTCGACAAGCTGGTAGCCGCGCGAAGCGCAATAGGCTTCGCCCTGTTTGCGCTGGTCGGGGATCGACACGTCATGCTCGGCCTGCCGGGCGGTCGAGACGCGCAGATAGAGCGCGGCGCGCAGGGCGACGTGTGGGGACTGAATGCTCATCATTGGCCTCCTTTTGCCGCGCGGCGTTCGAGCAAGGGCAACGCCAGCTCCACGCGATCATGCAGCACCTTGGGCACGAGCTTCTGGCCCTCGCCGGGGTCCATGCGGATCAGGCCGTAGCGCGCCATTTTCTTGAGGGTTCGGGACAGGTTGGGCTTCGCCCGCCCCGTGATCCGCGACAGTTCCTCCAGCGAGCCGGGCGACTGCTCGTCGATGACGCGCAGCAGCTCGCGGTTCCCGCTGGAAAGGAGCTGCGCGAAGGATTCCATGGATGTGAACCACACCTTCGGATCGTCGGCCGCCGGCTTTTCTTCGCCGCGCGCGATCCGCATGGTGCGGGCCTTCATCTCATCGTAGCCGGCAATCCCGACTTTCAATGTGGTCATAGCACGCCTCGCTCCTTCAACACCGCGTCCACCGCCTGCCAGAAGTCGGCCAGCAGCGTGGCCGCATCCTCGTAGGCGTAAGGCTTCACGGTCTGGAGACGGTGCCGATGGTCCATCGGCCCGCCACGCCTGCCCCGGCCGACCGGATGGGCGTTGTCGAAGCCGACCAGCCGCTCGCCCGAAGGCCCGTGAAGCGTGAGCGAGTAATCGAGGCCGTGCGGCTTCTCCGGCGAGACCGGAACGCGGGTGACGACGAACTTTACCCAATGGCCGCTCTCGGGATCGACAACGAGCACCTGACCGTCGAGGTCCAGAAGCGTGTCGAGGCTCGGGTCACGATCCTCGCTCATGACTTACTGTTATCATCAGAGGATAACGATTTCAAGCCCTGATTGTCAGGATCGTCGATGGGGCCGAACAGCCGGTCGAGCACGTCGCCGAAATACCGCTCGAAGATTTGCAGTTCTTCCTCGGTGACCGGCACCTTCTCGGGCCAGTCGTCGAAGACAGGCAACGACTCCACATCGACGATGCGAAGCGGCGACCTTCGGCGCTCCCGCCCGTCCGACGTGGGTTCGTCGGCATAGTCGAAAAGATCGTCGGGAAGTGTCTCGGGAACCGGCTGTCGCGGTCGCCCTTTGCGGGCGCGGCGGCGCTCTGCGCACATGGAATCCTCCTTGGCTCTGGTGGATTCCGGGGCACTCACGGTCCCGGAATTAAGCGAACCATGGAGGGCAGTCGGCGGCCTGTAGCGTGCCGCATTTGCGCCTATGCGCTGGCGGCACCCCTGCGTCAGTTGCAGAGACACTAGCGGATAACCAGCAACATCCGGGGCCGCGTTGCGGCCCCGGATGCCTCTTGGCTTAGAACGTCAGCCTACATGCCTGACGGATGGCGATCTGGACCGGCGATGGAGGTAGCGCCGGATCAAACTCGTCCTTCGGCAGCAGCGGCGGCTGTGCCATGAAACGCGGCTGCTCCCCTCGATGAGGTTGCGCCGCATGGACGATGAATGGGTGACATAGGTAGACGGTGCCCGCCGCACCTGTTGCCAACGCAACATCGCAACCTTCCGTAGAGGCGTAGCCATTCTCGGAAAGTTGCCTGAGTGTCGCGCCTGCATTGCCGTAGGGCAGCAACTCACGTGCAATCGCCGCATGTGACCCTTTTCGTATT
Coding sequences:
- a CDS encoding MBL fold metallo-hydrolase — encoded protein: MTLTVTILGCGSSGGVPRPGSGWGACDPHEPKNRRRRCSILVERSGPDGTTRVLVDTSPDLREQLLAAAVPALDGVLMTHSHADHTHGIDDLRALVLHMRQRIRIYADTPTEASLRARFGYLFETPPGSYYPPILDLDQITAGRQQTIDGAGGPVTALPFRVEHGPNYEALGFRFGDLAYLPDVSLIPPAAMEAMADLDVLILDCLRETPHPSHFHLAQSLEAIAKLRPRRAILTNLHVDLDYASLTSRLAGIADIAFDGMTVSVPG
- a CDS encoding TatD family hydrolase; translated protein: MLIDTHCHLDYPDFAEELPAYVARAEEAGVGRMVTISTRVARFADYAAIAERFASVWFSVGTHPHQAHEELDVTPERLAELARHPRCVAIGEAGLDYHYDSSPREAQAQGLRSHIAAARMTRLPLVIHAREADDDMIAILREETGKGAFPAILHCFTAGEALALAGVEFGFYVSFSGILTFRTSEDLRRIARMVPRERLLVETDAPYLAPVPFRGKRNQPAYVVETAKVLADAIGVSFDEAARITTENAKRCYWKMDHAAPVAQVA
- the metG gene encoding methionine--tRNA ligase; this encodes MATAPKFYLTTAIHYTNGPPHIGHAYEMVASDAIARFKRLDGYDVLAMTGTDEHGQKVARTAAQNGLSPKAFVDKIAARFQEMEQRLGCSFDRFIRTTDADHLPSTQELWRRMEANGDIYLAKYSGWYSVRDEAFYGEEETTLQPDGTRLGGQGTPVEWVEEESYFFKLKSYQDRLLKLYEEVPDFISPETRRNEVVSFVKSGLEDLSISRTTFDWGLPVPGDPKHVMYVWVDALNNYVTGTGFPDPASPRAHYWPADVHIIGKDIVRFHAVYWPAFLMSAGLPLPKRVFGHGFLLNKGAKMSKSVGNVVDPFDLADLYGVDQLRYFFLREVSFGQDGNYSHEAIVGRINADLANDLGNLAQRSLTMIAKNCEGRVPPCGTLTEADEAMLAMADAALAKARAAMKDFALHTVLADLWAVVAEANRYFAGNEPWRLSKTDPARRDTVLYVTIEVLREIAILVQPVMPQAAGKLLDLLGVAPEARGFASLGPAHRLVSGTVLPAPSAIFPRYVEPEDGQAA
- a CDS encoding DNA polymerase III subunit delta' codes for the protein MRETSDEPDRLPSAPHPRETLALVGHAARERIFLEALTSGRMHHAWLLGGPEGIGKASFAYRAARFLLAGGDPQARAARSADLAMPEADPAVRRVMAQSHPDLHVLRRIPKQDGKGYTSNIPVDAVRRVIDRFGASAAEGGWRVCIVDSAEDMDRPAANALLKLLEEPPPRALFLIVAHAPGRMLPTIRSRCRLMTFEPLAEADVAQAGRLALERMGMPFDGSALAQAARLSEGSVRRALTYVDPQTLALVEAVRARLDALPQIDLSALIALAEDVAGKAGERDFTVMIETVQGWISDHLHAHAAGGPGRLAPLAEVWEKLRAAAREAETYNLDRRPLVMTLFHDLSSAVSRSRAA
- the tmk gene encoding dTMP kinase, whose protein sequence is MGKGRFITLEGGEGAGKSTLARALSERLSAAGITARTTREPGGSPKAEAIRGTILAGQVRDFGPFAEALMFSAARIDHIDSLIRPALERGEWVICDRFIDSTRVYQGVLGKLDRALLAALEAVTVSGLMPELTLILDLDPQIGLARAAGRRRPGEAADRFEGETLAFHRNLRQAYLAIAQAEPQRCVVLDATQPPEALAEAAWRVLRERLPVDPEP
- a CDS encoding septal ring lytic transglycosylase RlpA family protein, giving the protein MMSGPMPASSCVPTVARLGCVVLAGLFAANCAGNQVAGRRSKEIGAFPQAKYGTASPRVVAEGEDVPKGGGRQLIGKAYSVAGKRYVPFEKPVGYAQVGTASWYGEAFHGRRTANGEIYDRHSVSAAHPTMPLPAYARVTNLMNSRSIIVRVNDRGPFHGGRMMDLSQATADALAFRHLGTARIKMEYLGQASLAGSDDKLLLATLRTDGTPAPIPGTSARTMVASAEPVATTRTRSVDLDAPPAAEPAPVATPVVQAYAPPQPRTITPSAPVVATLASAVSTPVEGPSLRTAPLPPNRPFDLDTIAGAARPVVMPATLRTTLPPPRANLASLFAAPEKGAAGRLAKTHPLNRLAPQPLQPLARN
- a CDS encoding winged helix DNA-binding protein — translated: MTTLKVGIAGYDEMKARTMRIARGEEKPAADDPKVWFTSMESFAQLLSSGNRELLRVIDEQSPGSLEELSRITGRAKPNLSRTLKKMARYGLIRMDPGEGQKLVPKVLHDRVELALPLLERRAAKGGQ
- a CDS encoding DUF6516 family protein, whose translation is MSEDRDPSLDTLLDLDGQVLVVDPESGHWVKFVVTRVPVSPEKPHGLDYSLTLHGPSGERLVGFDNAHPVGRGRRGGPMDHRHRLQTVKPYAYEDAATLLADFWQAVDAVLKERGVL